A section of the Alkalihalobacillus sp. LMS39 genome encodes:
- a CDS encoding methyl-accepting chemotaxis protein, whose protein sequence is MSIRNKLFVGFGTVLAVALIAFLANFFALQSVANSYQNMVELDVKKLQLAQEIQYEDLVLTNSIRGIIIDPSSVEERQRYDTYAIQLEENINEVLTLIKDPRAIEIFERLDSYNQELVELETQMMNLAGQNPEQTLAIFNGDYANVRNVFSTSLEEFKQIQQEIMATRVAEDEAMIQLQTMIGIGSLLAAIVIGIMIAYVISIKTTKPLRQVVEKLNELSNNEGDLTVRLPVKSKDEIGQLATAFNGMIANIQSLITEVRSTTDEVASSAEQLSASSEQSSTATQQITESVQSISAGTEKQNSMTEASSSVMGELSVGIQRIAESAASVSESAISTTQSAEQGTETIQQSIEQMKTIQETVKNAEQQTKALDELTEEIGQISNVITGIADQTNLLALNAAIEAARAGESGKGFAVVADEVRKLAEESKSSAAQITELIQRIQKNTSETVVFMEHGTNEVEAGIKAVHEAGVTFDTIAKAIQDVTAQIQEISGSTQQVSAGTEQVTTSFQEVAEISRETAADTQNVAASSEEQLASIEEITSSSKNLAATSDKLQKLVGRFHV, encoded by the coding sequence ATGAGTATACGCAATAAATTGTTTGTTGGGTTTGGTACTGTATTAGCAGTTGCGCTTATTGCATTTCTCGCTAATTTCTTTGCCCTTCAGTCTGTAGCAAATTCATACCAAAACATGGTCGAACTAGATGTAAAAAAACTGCAATTAGCTCAGGAAATTCAATACGAAGACCTTGTTCTTACCAATTCAATTCGAGGAATTATTATTGATCCTAGTTCTGTAGAAGAACGTCAACGTTATGATACCTATGCAATCCAGCTTGAAGAAAATATTAATGAGGTTTTGACTCTTATTAAAGACCCACGTGCTATTGAGATTTTTGAAAGATTGGATTCGTATAATCAGGAATTAGTGGAATTAGAAACGCAAATGATGAATTTAGCTGGACAAAATCCAGAACAAACACTTGCCATTTTTAACGGGGATTACGCAAATGTACGAAATGTTTTTAGCACAAGTTTAGAAGAGTTTAAACAAATCCAACAAGAAATTATGGCAACTCGAGTAGCCGAAGATGAAGCGATGATTCAATTACAAACGATGATTGGCATTGGTTCTTTACTTGCTGCAATTGTCATTGGCATTATGATTGCCTATGTCATTTCAATCAAAACAACGAAACCACTTAGACAAGTTGTGGAAAAATTAAATGAGCTGTCAAATAACGAAGGAGATTTAACTGTTCGTCTCCCTGTTAAAAGTAAGGATGAAATTGGTCAATTAGCTACCGCGTTTAATGGCATGATAGCAAATATTCAAAGCTTAATTACAGAAGTCCGTTCAACGACAGATGAAGTCGCATCGTCTGCTGAGCAGTTATCTGCAAGCTCTGAACAAAGCTCAACGGCTACACAACAAATTACCGAATCCGTTCAGAGTATTTCAGCTGGAACAGAAAAACAAAACAGTATGACAGAAGCAAGCTCTTCTGTGATGGGGGAATTATCCGTTGGCATCCAGCGAATTGCTGAATCAGCCGCTTCGGTCTCAGAATCTGCTATTTCAACAACCCAATCTGCTGAACAAGGAACGGAAACGATCCAACAGTCGATTGAACAAATGAAAACAATCCAAGAGACTGTAAAAAATGCAGAGCAGCAAACTAAAGCATTGGACGAGCTTACTGAAGAAATTGGACAAATTTCAAATGTGATTACAGGGATTGCTGATCAAACGAATCTCCTCGCTTTAAATGCCGCCATTGAAGCGGCACGTGCAGGCGAGTCTGGAAAAGGCTTTGCCGTTGTTGCTGATGAAGTGAGGAAACTAGCAGAGGAATCAAAAAGCTCTGCTGCACAAATTACAGAATTGATTCAGCGCATCCAAAAGAATACATCAGAAACGGTTGTGTTTATGGAGCACGGTACAAATGAAGTCGAAGCAGGAATTAAAGCTGTTCATGAAGCAGGAGTAACATTTGATACAATTGCAAAAGCAATCCAAGATGTTACCGCCCAAATTCAAGAAATTTCCGGTTCTACTCAACAAGTGTCTGCTGGTACCGAACAAGTGACAACCTCTTTCCAAGAAGTTGCCGAAATATCGAGAGAAACGGCAGCAGATACGCAAAATGTCGCTGCTTCATCCGAAGAACAATTAGCATCCATTGAAGAAATCACGTCTTCTTCGAAAAACCTTGCTGCAACATCTGATAAATTACAAAAACTAGTCGGACGTTTCCATGTATAA
- the proC gene encoding pyrroline-5-carboxylate reductase — MDKQKILFIGAGRMAEAIFSGLLKEKAEFIETIILSNQSDVTRLEKMQAAYNVAITTDWKTVISDVDIIVLACPPKAHAAVLDDMRPFIKGQFIVTVAAGIGLAILEDKLPTGTPVAWVMPNTSADVGESMSIYCYGQAVSNHERELLEMMLDGIGAYEECSEQQIHSLTAITGSAPAFFYKFCEALEEEAITYGISREKARTLVAQMVYGSAAMVKAGNDPANLREQVTSPGGATAAGLEVLEQKGYTDIIQEAVKATNARALAQGKN, encoded by the coding sequence ATGGATAAACAAAAGATTTTATTTATTGGTGCAGGAAGAATGGCTGAAGCGATTTTTTCTGGTTTACTTAAAGAGAAAGCTGAGTTTATTGAAACAATTATTTTATCTAATCAGTCTGATGTTACAAGGTTAGAAAAAATGCAAGCGGCATACAACGTAGCCATTACAACAGATTGGAAAACTGTCATTTCAGACGTCGATATTATTGTGCTTGCTTGTCCACCAAAGGCACATGCAGCCGTGTTGGATGACATGCGTCCATTTATAAAAGGTCAATTCATCGTAACCGTTGCAGCCGGGATCGGGTTAGCGATATTGGAAGATAAACTGCCGACAGGAACACCGGTTGCTTGGGTCATGCCAAATACAAGCGCTGATGTTGGCGAATCAATGTCCATTTATTGCTACGGTCAAGCAGTTAGCAACCATGAACGTGAACTATTAGAAATGATGCTAGATGGTATCGGTGCGTATGAAGAATGTTCCGAACAACAAATCCACTCACTCACTGCGATTACAGGAAGTGCTCCGGCCTTCTTTTATAAATTTTGTGAAGCGTTAGAAGAAGAAGCGATTACATATGGCATTTCTAGAGAAAAAGCTCGTACCCTTGTCGCACAAATGGTTTACGGAAGTGCCGCAATGGTAAAAGCCGGCAATGACCCAGCCAATTTACGAGAACAAGTCACCTCTCCAGGTGGAGCCACAGCTGCTGGATTAGAAGTGCTTGAGCAAAAAGGCTATACAGACATTATTCAAGAAGCAGTCAAAGCAACAAATGCAAGAGCATTAGCTCAAGGAAAAAACTAA
- a CDS encoding YfkD famly protein encodes MKKWTIVFLLALLVVLPLQTLAEEDDKKPKEEKGLQIPEYVLNISKENTYPNPTQDLPQLQPSEMTKELLESSNEKIENPELIRMLNESSVSFLKSALLMRASIYLGEWPLSYESTETNVNWEYKQVNTNFLDNRGGKAAKQVSYSQEQQKKVTGGLTAEIPKSEDVKKMMMIKAAEKTGLPLSFETNIGYGTKKGQVYNVQPKNVGYLYAYVPAANEKGQVTYGEVYLTLKHGKKQLEVKNVTQQGIGAWVPVQDYLSFQFHTAKHPK; translated from the coding sequence ATGAAAAAGTGGACGATCGTTTTTTTACTTGCCTTACTAGTTGTCCTGCCATTACAAACGTTAGCGGAGGAAGACGATAAAAAACCTAAAGAAGAAAAAGGGTTGCAAATCCCCGAGTATGTGTTAAATATTTCAAAGGAAAACACGTATCCTAATCCAACACAAGATTTGCCACAGCTACAACCAAGTGAAATGACGAAGGAATTGTTAGAATCATCAAATGAAAAAATTGAAAATCCCGAATTGATTCGAATGCTAAATGAATCGTCAGTATCATTTTTAAAGTCAGCTTTATTAATGCGTGCTTCGATTTATCTAGGTGAATGGCCGTTATCGTATGAATCCACTGAAACGAACGTAAACTGGGAATATAAACAAGTGAATACGAACTTCCTTGATAATCGTGGTGGGAAAGCGGCAAAACAAGTTTCTTACAGTCAAGAGCAACAAAAGAAAGTAACAGGTGGATTAACGGCAGAGATTCCGAAAAGTGAAGATGTGAAAAAAATGATGATGATAAAAGCAGCAGAAAAAACGGGGTTACCATTATCATTTGAAACGAACATTGGCTACGGTACAAAAAAAGGGCAAGTGTATAATGTCCAGCCGAAAAATGTTGGCTATTTATACGCCTATGTTCCAGCTGCAAATGAAAAAGGACAAGTCACATATGGTGAAGTGTATTTAACGTTAAAGCATGGGAAAAAACAGCTTGAAGTGAAAAACGTAACGCAACAAGGCATAGGAGCTTGGGTTCCTGTTCAAGATTATTTATCATTCCAGTTCCATACTGCTAAACATCCGAAATAA
- the yfkAB gene encoding radical SAM/CxCxxxxC motif protein YfkAB encodes MKQQIQITPSYDPWEAYLDVKEYGNLQLTNIEFTTTTICNMRCEHCAVGYTLQPKDPNALPLELLLQRLDEIPKLRSLSITGGEPMLSMKSVDNYVVPLLQYAHNRGVRTQINSNLTLELARYEKIIPYLDVLHISHNYGSVDDFVDIGFAMMDKKPTYEQRARYFTRMIENAKALTSAGVIVSAETMLNKKTLPHLEHIHNQIVEMGCQRHEIHPMYPSDFASGLEVASLAEIRAGIHHLLDIRHQDVWMLFGTLPFYPCNTNEDDLSLLTRLYREKNVTVRNDPDGRSRLNVNIFDGNIIVTDFGDAPALGNIKDTTLQTAYERWNTSALNKSISCHCPAVECLGPNLLVKDAYYQKIDFTTRKAKISK; translated from the coding sequence ATAAAACAACAAATTCAAATTACCCCTTCTTATGATCCATGGGAAGCTTACTTAGATGTAAAAGAATACGGAAACCTACAATTAACAAACATTGAATTTACGACGACGACCATTTGCAATATGCGCTGTGAACATTGCGCGGTTGGATACACTTTACAACCGAAAGATCCAAATGCGCTTCCATTAGAACTGCTTTTACAGCGATTAGATGAAATTCCAAAACTTCGTTCACTTAGCATCACAGGCGGCGAACCAATGCTTTCCATGAAGTCGGTTGATAACTATGTCGTACCTCTTCTTCAGTATGCCCATAACAGAGGTGTTCGCACACAAATCAATTCAAATTTAACATTGGAATTAGCAAGATATGAAAAAATCATCCCTTATTTAGATGTTCTTCATATTTCACATAATTATGGAAGTGTGGATGATTTTGTTGACATTGGCTTTGCTATGATGGACAAAAAACCAACATATGAACAACGCGCTCGTTACTTTACTCGTATGATTGAAAATGCCAAAGCGTTAACATCAGCAGGTGTGATCGTCTCAGCGGAAACGATGCTAAATAAAAAGACATTACCACATCTTGAACATATTCATAATCAAATTGTGGAAATGGGCTGTCAGCGTCACGAGATCCACCCTATGTACCCAAGCGATTTCGCGAGTGGCCTTGAAGTAGCTTCATTGGCAGAAATTCGAGCAGGGATTCATCACCTTCTTGATATTCGACATCAAGATGTTTGGATGTTATTCGGAACTTTACCGTTTTACCCGTGTAATACAAACGAAGATGATTTATCATTATTAACCCGCTTATATCGTGAGAAAAACGTCACTGTTCGTAATGACCCAGACGGTCGAAGCCGGTTAAATGTCAATATATTTGATGGAAATATCATTGTAACTGACTTTGGTGATGCTCCTGCATTAGGGAATATTAAAGACACTACATTGCAAACCGCTTATGAACGCTGGAATACATCAGCATTAAATAAAAGCATTAGTTGCCATTGTCCAGCTGTAGAATGTTTAGGTCCAAATTTATTAGTAAAGGACGCTTATTATCAAAAGATTGATTTCACAACTAGAAAAGCTAAGATTTCAAAATAA
- a CDS encoding SE1561 family protein has product MGGAIHDKKDQMDYLNNRVTMVLNVLDAIDPEDAGVEDIDRIIDMLDDIEFKCKQFRHSWTEE; this is encoded by the coding sequence ATGGGTGGAGCCATTCATGATAAAAAAGACCAAATGGATTATTTAAATAACCGTGTCACAATGGTCCTTAACGTATTAGATGCTATTGACCCTGAAGATGCAGGGGTTGAGGACATTGACCGAATTATTGACATGTTAGATGACATAGAATTTAAGTGTAAGCAGTTCCGTCATTCTTGGACTGAGGAGTGA
- a CDS encoding histidine phosphatase family protein codes for MKLYLIRHGESMGNVNGIIQGHSDFPLSPKGRIQAENLANSVATVLLDYIYSSDLTRAFDTAQAIANKKSLPVQQWETVREIGLGPLEQKSTEEIYTMYPFIKDRSILTSGVEGTETIEAITKRCHTVWNQMLLEHQNENVAIVSHGGFISIFIMFLLVGDSWHEFHRPFQIGNTSVSLIEKIEGKKPSFVYINDTSHLRKLDEIL; via the coding sequence ATGAAGCTGTACCTTATCCGTCATGGAGAATCAATGGGAAATGTGAATGGAATTATTCAAGGACACTCGGATTTCCCATTGTCTCCGAAAGGACGGATTCAAGCAGAAAATCTAGCAAACTCTGTTGCAACAGTTTTACTAGATTACATATATAGTAGTGATTTAACGAGAGCGTTCGACACAGCACAAGCCATTGCAAACAAGAAATCATTGCCTGTTCAACAATGGGAGACCGTTCGAGAAATTGGACTAGGTCCTCTTGAACAAAAATCAACGGAAGAAATTTATACGATGTATCCTTTTATAAAAGACCGCTCGATTTTAACGTCTGGAGTAGAAGGGACAGAAACAATAGAAGCAATAACTAAACGTTGTCACACTGTCTGGAATCAAATGTTGCTCGAGCATCAAAACGAAAATGTGGCGATTGTTTCCCATGGTGGGTTTATTAGTATTTTTATTATGTTTCTATTAGTAGGTGACAGCTGGCATGAATTTCATCGTCCCTTTCAAATTGGTAACACAAGTGTAAGTTTAATTGAAAAAATAGAAGGCAAAAAGCCAAGCTTTGTTTATATTAATGACACCTCTCATTTGCGCAAACTAGATGAAATCTTATAA
- a CDS encoding fumarate hydratase — protein MEQLVKSMYDLIVETSTNLPYDVRKAVAAAKAKENAGTRAALSLGTITENIQMADENVSPICQDTGMPTFEIKVPVGVNQIQMKKAIYEAIEQATKDGKLRPNSVDSLTGENSGNNLGGGTPVIHFEQWEEDYIDARLILKGGGCENKNIQYSLPAELEGLGRAGRDLDGIRKCIMHSVYQAQGQGCSAGFIGVGIGGDRSASYLLAKEQLFRTVDDTNQNPDLAKLEDYVMENANKLGIGTMGFGGEATLLGCKIGSMNRLPASFFVSVAYNCWAFRRLGVHLNAETGEITNWLYKDGEKVEFANEEVAATTEKQDVREVVLQAPITEEQIRELRVGDVVIINGMLHTGRDAIHHHLMEHDAPIDLNGQVIYHCGPVMLKDEEGNWHVKAAGPTTSIREEPYQGDIMKKFGIRAVIGKGGMGPKTLKALEEHGGVYLNAIGGAAQYYADCIKEVKGVDLMEFGIPEAMWHLEVEGFAAIVTMDSHGNSLHADVDKSSLEKLAQFAERVY, from the coding sequence ATGGAACAATTAGTGAAAAGTATGTATGACTTAATCGTAGAAACATCTACGAATCTACCATATGATGTCCGCAAAGCGGTTGCAGCGGCAAAAGCAAAGGAAAATGCCGGAACTCGTGCGGCTCTATCTTTAGGAACGATTACAGAGAATATTCAAATGGCGGATGAGAACGTTTCTCCGATTTGCCAAGATACTGGGATGCCGACATTTGAAATTAAAGTTCCTGTTGGTGTAAACCAAATTCAAATGAAAAAAGCGATTTACGAAGCGATTGAGCAAGCAACTAAAGACGGAAAGCTACGTCCCAACTCAGTTGATTCATTGACAGGTGAAAATAGTGGAAATAACTTAGGTGGAGGAACACCGGTTATCCACTTTGAACAATGGGAAGAAGATTATATTGATGCTCGTCTCATATTAAAAGGAGGCGGCTGTGAAAATAAAAACATCCAATACAGCTTACCAGCTGAGCTAGAAGGTCTTGGTCGTGCTGGCCGTGATTTAGATGGCATTCGCAAATGTATTATGCATTCTGTGTATCAAGCACAAGGACAAGGCTGTAGTGCTGGTTTTATTGGTGTTGGTATTGGTGGAGACCGTTCTGCAAGTTATTTATTAGCAAAAGAGCAATTATTCCGTACAGTGGATGATACGAATCAAAATCCAGATCTAGCGAAATTAGAAGACTACGTCATGGAAAATGCGAATAAATTAGGAATTGGTACAATGGGCTTTGGTGGAGAAGCGACATTACTTGGCTGTAAAATCGGATCGATGAACCGCTTACCAGCAAGCTTCTTCGTATCCGTTGCGTACAACTGCTGGGCGTTCCGTCGCTTAGGTGTTCATCTTAATGCGGAGACTGGTGAGATTACTAACTGGTTGTATAAAGATGGAGAAAAAGTGGAATTTGCGAATGAAGAAGTAGCAGCAACAACAGAAAAGCAAGATGTGCGTGAAGTTGTGTTGCAAGCTCCGATTACAGAAGAGCAAATTCGTGAATTACGTGTTGGAGATGTAGTTATCATTAACGGCATGCTTCATACGGGACGTGACGCAATTCACCATCATTTAATGGAACATGATGCACCAATTGATTTAAATGGCCAAGTCATTTATCATTGCGGACCAGTTATGTTAAAAGATGAAGAAGGAAACTGGCACGTGAAAGCAGCAGGTCCAACAACAAGTATTCGTGAAGAACCGTACCAAGGCGATATTATGAAGAAATTTGGTATTCGTGCGGTTATCGGAAAAGGCGGTATGGGACCAAAAACGTTAAAAGCATTAGAAGAGCACGGTGGTGTTTACTTAAATGCCATCGGTGGAGCAGCGCAATATTATGCAGATTGTATTAAAGAAGTAAAAGGTGTGGACTTAATGGAATTCGGAATTCCAGAAGCAATGTGGCACCTTGAAGTAGAAGGATTTGCAGCGATTGTTACGATGGACTCTCATGGAAATAGCTTACATGCGGATGTCGATAAATCATCATTGGAAAAACTAGCTCAGTTTGCGGAGCGGGTATATTAA
- a CDS encoding DUF5362 family protein, with translation MNEAMQLSLQRISRWGNIVGWTLIIVGGLHALSGFTLFIVGAIPGVLMVFLGLYLTRSAQQARKLIDEHDETALPRLFENFANHIRVNTILVVISLLYFGITFIVAFFSVPLGFF, from the coding sequence ATGAACGAAGCGATGCAATTATCTCTTCAGCGGATATCACGTTGGGGAAATATCGTTGGTTGGACATTAATCATTGTAGGTGGTCTTCATGCTTTATCTGGTTTTACCCTATTTATTGTAGGGGCCATACCTGGCGTGCTCATGGTCTTTTTAGGTCTTTACTTAACCCGTTCCGCCCAGCAAGCCCGAAAACTAATAGATGAACATGATGAAACGGCTCTACCTAGATTGTTTGAAAACTTTGCAAACCATATCCGAGTGAACACGATTTTAGTTGTGATTTCTCTTCTCTACTTCGGCATCACATTTATTGTTGCCTTTTTCTCTGTTCCACTTGGCTTTTTTTAA
- a CDS encoding DUF5362 family protein: MEMQQSLQIISKWGSILGYMTIVSGSIFALGGLFLFIIGALPGVLTIFYGIYLVKSAKQAQILLTNVNNEQATITALDYYGKYIRLYGVTMVVYFILGIIGTILIFYFLFYLFGLMKS, from the coding sequence ATGGAAATGCAACAATCGCTACAAATTATTTCGAAGTGGGGTTCGATTCTAGGCTACATGACAATCGTATCCGGTAGTATTTTTGCTCTTGGCGGCTTGTTCCTTTTTATCATTGGAGCATTACCAGGAGTGTTAACTATTTTTTATGGCATATATTTAGTAAAGTCGGCAAAGCAAGCTCAAATTCTACTAACCAATGTAAATAACGAACAAGCTACCATTACGGCTCTTGATTACTATGGGAAATATATTCGTCTATATGGCGTAACGATGGTCGTTTACTTTATTTTAGGCATTATCGGAACTATTCTTATATTTTATTTCCTTTTCTACTTGTTTGGGTTAATGAAGTCATAA
- a CDS encoding sigma-70 family RNA polymerase sigma factor: MKRLKALMKKQKKPSFETLVRAEQEKLYKIAYSYMRNEQDALDVVQDAVMKGYHNFDKLHHLDYFSTWIIRILMNTAVDAIKRKKDVIYIEHEKHKETTNEELESVHRMDLEDQLDKLKTEQKTLIILRFYCGYSLREMAEMLNKPEGTIKSQLHRTLAEMKKNLGEGGEQYGKAWSDY, encoded by the coding sequence ATGAAAAGATTAAAAGCTTTGATGAAGAAACAAAAGAAACCTTCGTTTGAAACCCTAGTTCGAGCTGAACAAGAAAAACTATATAAGATCGCTTATTCCTATATGAGAAATGAGCAAGATGCACTTGATGTTGTTCAAGATGCTGTTATGAAAGGCTATCATAATTTTGATAAATTACATCACCTCGACTATTTTTCAACGTGGATAATTCGCATCTTAATGAATACAGCTGTCGATGCAATTAAAAGAAAAAAAGATGTTATTTATATTGAACATGAAAAACATAAAGAGACAACGAACGAGGAACTCGAATCGGTTCATCGAATGGACCTTGAAGATCAGCTAGATAAATTAAAAACAGAACAAAAAACATTAATCATTCTCCGCTTTTATTGTGGTTACTCCCTAAGAGAAATGGCAGAAATGTTAAACAAACCTGAAGGTACGATTAAATCACAACTGCATCGGACATTAGCTGAAATGAAAAAAAATTTAGGTGAAGGAGGAGAACAGTATGGAAAAGCTTGGTCAGACTATTAA
- a CDS encoding DUF4179 domain-containing protein, which yields MEKLGQTIKHSIEEVSVPKEKLEWTVNGAITKAKMQRKRPRKQQRWMIGIASLLMIGVVSILFSNIVLTGNDNGIKGTFATIGDERLQKVAEEGLTETVNKIIENKNMTFTINETYYDSSMLAISFSLSIAEEAFEHNNEIPFHSIETMIDGQRFGFSIPFSFTRGSNVFEDVLVIEQVKNFPEVVSIDVAIPELADGGVKSSDELVTVEVTKNKEETIKDVYAKSEHAEDRFIVEQVSITPSQVTVTAKTQQIIEDHFDDFKLNQTYGVVVVGQEEDGFVYQWPQLFSVSTYKDYSEVTHQYASYQSEIRMSKDSGSNHFYIVPYSQSEEKIVKQMQLKHGEKIMINDTSMEIVKVEDTETETVITMEVTNKMRHFPFQMMHAYDKSKDELYQPLYFSQPEDGVMKLAYPKIENKEDALIYMQNITLYDELGVEVNLE from the coding sequence ATGGAAAAGCTTGGTCAGACTATTAAACACTCGATCGAAGAGGTGTCGGTGCCTAAAGAAAAGCTCGAATGGACCGTTAATGGAGCGATTACAAAAGCTAAAATGCAGAGGAAAAGACCAAGGAAACAACAGCGGTGGATGATCGGAATTGCCTCTTTGTTAATGATAGGTGTAGTTAGTATTTTATTTTCAAATATCGTCTTGACTGGAAATGATAATGGAATCAAAGGCACTTTTGCAACAATAGGTGATGAGCGATTACAAAAAGTAGCGGAAGAAGGTTTGACAGAAACAGTAAATAAAATCATAGAAAATAAAAATATGACCTTTACGATTAATGAAACTTATTATGACAGCAGTATGTTAGCGATTAGTTTTTCGTTGAGCATAGCGGAAGAAGCGTTTGAACATAACAATGAAATTCCTTTTCATTCTATTGAAACAATGATTGATGGGCAAAGATTTGGTTTTTCGATTCCGTTTTCCTTTACTCGAGGTAGCAATGTTTTTGAGGATGTTCTTGTGATAGAACAGGTTAAAAATTTTCCAGAAGTGGTATCGATTGATGTTGCCATTCCAGAACTTGCGGACGGAGGAGTGAAAAGTAGTGATGAGCTAGTTACAGTTGAAGTAACGAAAAATAAAGAAGAAACAATTAAAGATGTTTATGCGAAAAGCGAACACGCGGAAGATCGATTTATCGTTGAACAAGTGTCGATTACACCGTCTCAAGTTACGGTGACAGCGAAAACTCAACAAATAATAGAAGACCATTTTGATGACTTTAAGTTAAATCAAACCTATGGAGTTGTTGTTGTAGGTCAAGAGGAAGATGGTTTTGTTTATCAATGGCCACAACTGTTTAGTGTTTCAACGTATAAAGATTATTCTGAAGTTACCCATCAATATGCTTCTTATCAATCAGAAATTCGTATGAGTAAAGACAGTGGATCAAACCATTTTTACATTGTCCCTTATTCGCAAAGCGAGGAAAAAATAGTTAAACAAATGCAATTAAAACATGGAGAGAAGATAATGATAAATGATACGTCAATGGAAATTGTAAAGGTTGAGGATACAGAAACTGAAACGGTCATTACAATGGAAGTCACAAACAAGATGAGGCACTTTCCGTTTCAAATGATGCACGCGTATGACAAAAGCAAAGACGAATTATATCAACCACTATATTTTAGTCAACCTGAAGATGGAGTTATGAAACTTGCTTATCCGAAAATTGAAAATAAAGAAGATGCGTTGATATATATGCAAAACATCACCCTTTATGATGAATTAGGTGTGGAAGTTAATTTAGAGTAA